A region from the Acidimicrobiia bacterium genome encodes:
- a CDS encoding reactive intermediate/imine deaminase (has endoribonuclease activity on mRNA), translated as MSKQIPAVPSAPAAMGPYSAVVEANGFVFFSGQVALDPQTSERLTALDVGGQTHQVMNNIVAILGDLDLTTDAIVKTTIFLKDINDYAAVNEVYGTYMGETPPARSAVEVANLPGGFLVEIELIALRP; from the coding sequence GTGAGTAAACAGATCCCCGCCGTACCCAGTGCCCCGGCCGCGATGGGTCCGTACTCTGCGGTCGTCGAAGCCAACGGGTTCGTGTTTTTTTCCGGTCAGGTCGCCCTCGATCCGCAGACCAGCGAACGGCTGACCGCTCTTGATGTCGGTGGCCAAACCCACCAAGTCATGAACAACATCGTGGCGATTCTTGGCGATCTCGACCTGACGACCGATGCGATTGTCAAGACGACGATCTTTCTCAAAGACATCAACGACTATGCGGCTGTCAACGAGGTGTACGGCACCTACATGGGTGAAACGCCCCCGGCCCGTTCCGCGGTCGAAGTAGCCAACCTGCCCGGTGGATTCCTCGTCGAGATCGAACTAATCGCCCTCCGTCCCTGA
- a CDS encoding iron-sulfur cluster assembly accessory protein has protein sequence TEPAIGKLAVLLAEEGDPALALRVAVRPGGCSGFSYEMFFDAELEPDDVVEDFGAGVRIAVDSQSVEMLRGSTLDYKDGLMGAGFAMDNPNVTKSCGCGNSFS, from the coding sequence AACGGAACCCGCCATCGGCAAGCTCGCCGTCCTGCTCGCCGAAGAAGGAGATCCTGCTTTGGCATTGCGGGTGGCCGTCCGCCCGGGTGGATGCTCAGGCTTCTCGTATGAGATGTTCTTTGATGCCGAGTTGGAACCTGACGATGTCGTAGAAGACTTCGGGGCTGGTGTTCGGATCGCCGTTGACTCCCAGAGCGTCGAGATGTTGCGGGGATCGACCCTTGATTACAAAGACGGACTCATGGGTGCCGGCTTCGCCATGGACAATCCCAACGTCACAAAGAGTTGTGGCTGCGGTAATTCGTTCTCGTGA